A single genomic interval of Anopheles marshallii chromosome 2, idAnoMarsDA_429_01, whole genome shotgun sequence harbors:
- the LOC128706839 gene encoding 7SK snRNA methylphosphate capping enzyme bin3, whose product MEGLSVASAEDDSAADGGGGASGNTGGGGGGGGAPSGRSEETRRCNAPRAARPPVSLYETGGGVEGSGRGGGGGGCGGHNRKINQQQQRHQQQQQQQQQQHGGGKKQKKQQKWKANKYRGRGGPDRKDCPARGGRKDKSTGGIGSQNVGAIKPEDGTAANGLSGEEQMTVGKGIASGEAQAHQSEPGCFHQVNQQQGYSQHGSSSSGNAQQQTSGALTTGVAGQQGTGGGTAISSIMPPQKQKHSKQQNLTPMEVRNKRLQSVSKFFLPDKRPRKECIVPPTKFLLGGNISDPLNLNSLQNESENAVTPKSSPIPTPPHYKAKIEVIIPPNINDPLHLLDPVDSVEYEMQLCSPMKRKQRTRNKRKRKSRTATERNADGLLSIDQLPPPPGAEENVGSSGATGGGANKAEEATTAEEASFTGIGQKLADAAAGERFSLAPDTDAGPHFHHHHYAGQSSSSGGNSLAQQGHINTAGVGTSVGTSTERNVSTAGSATEQDRDREKAMRNLKLDLESAGGRKRRTSESTNSTKNKLRRMDSMDKIVSPVIPQPGGWKRAHWPTNAGGSGAVGNAGRNRTRTYSTTSNTDELHGEEATTSTDFRGQVQESQVQEKAHHSERNDASVDLTKQVLETGSSTVREGVITGGGDSVPVLHTPGDDIGAVERPLALVQGTAEGAIPQPHSALASSSGYHFGNYDRYYGYHSLNEFIDVRLKVFLRNSYLFRDKDVLDIGCNVGLMTIAVAKMLHPKSATGIDVDGKLVSKARKNLSKYVRIPRNAGHSQGRRANRESATVVSTAAATMEVSGEANEGRNTIPLECDPLQLGVSEPVTTVVAATTSQTGQESIAPIAATPLSVAESAVAEVPGVNEPPGENMLQSPVVLAQTAQAQEEATDIKPPETVDQTGQIKSELVATVAAHGSKYLLRQKRRRKRMAQKRRPGQHHHHHQHQQLRRQKTEQSQYFPISFPLTMGNLSGKEFQMDIGRTENKFPHNVRFKTMNYVLKDESLINYDTQQYDLILCLSVTKWIHLNYGDMGLKIAFKRMFNHLRPGGKLILEAQNIASYKKKMKLTPTIFKNYKSIELMPSRFHDYLLSPEVGFSHSLPLGIPRHLSKGFRRPILLYIKGDFTPSQAKWSDTYHPGTPYENHRGIYTDIVTASQSAAGCIWGAMTPYAPSYSYRQPPTPSHGGGSGSGSGGFASTSPYYNPRQTDSYLPSYDNIGNGHRPGSYCFASPLYSTTWSPPSDMLATSGGGGGSYRRSASNTPNSASIRSTDNDEHYYAGTVGGGSQRRHHVYPPIDVLPPLVGYDGMRPGSYRSGGGGGGGGATTDSDSEPSSNSASQTPTRQQQLAGSFLTDDQSNSPSGHSQPDK is encoded by the exons ATGGAAGGGCTTTCGGTGGCGTCTGCAGAAGATGATTCGGCTGCGGATGGAGGTGGCGGTGCCAGTGGAAACACTGGTGGCGGGGGAGGTGGAGGAGGAGCACCATCTGGCAGGAGTGAAGAAACACGTCGATGCAACGCTCCTCGGGCGGCAAGGCCTCCGGTATCACTGTATGAAACGGGTGGTGGCGTAGAAGGAAGCGGCaggggaggtggtggtggaggctGTGGTGGTCATAATCgcaaaattaatcaacaacagcaaagacatcaacagcagcagcaacaacaacagcagcaacacggTGGAgggaagaaacagaaaaagcaacaaaagtgGAAGGCAAATAAATACCGTGGTCGTGGTGGTCCAGATCGTAAGGATTGTCCTGCGAGAGGTGGACGAAAGGATAAATCAACCGGTGGGATTGGATCACAGAATGTTGGAGCGATCAAACCAGAAGACGGTACCGCAGCGAATGGTCTATCAGGGGAAGAGCAGATGACCGTTGGTAAGGGTATAGCATCCGGAGAAGCTCAAGCTCACCAATCGGAACCCGGATGTTTCCATCAGGTCAATCAACAGCAGGGCTATTCGCAACATGGATCGTCTTCCTCCGGTAATGCGCAACAGCAAACTTCTGGAGCATTGACAACGGGAGTAGCTGGCCAGCAAGGTACGGGAGGAGGAACGGCTATCTCCTCCATCATGCCACCCCAGAAGCAGAAACATTCGAAGCAGCAGAACCTTACCCCGATGGAAGTACGTAATAAGCGGCTACAGTCCGTTTCGAAATTCTTCCTGCCGGATAAGCGACCGCGCAAGGAGTGTATCGTACCGCCGACAAAGTTTCTGCTCGGTGGCAACATTTCTGATCCGCTCAACCTAAACAGTTTGCAGAACGAGTCGGAAAACGCGGTCACACCGAAATCGTCCCCGATACCGACTCCCCCACATTACAAGGCAAAGATCGAAGTGATCATACCGCCAAACATTAACGATCCGCTTCATCTGCTCGATCCGGTCGATTCGGTCGAGTACGAAATGCAGCTTTGTTCGCCGATGAAGCGCAAGCAGCGCACGCGCAACAAGCGCAAACGTAAGTCACGCAccgcaacggaacggaacgcgGACGGTTTGCTGTCGATCGATCAgctgccaccgccaccgggTGCGGAGGAGAATGTTGGGAGCAGTGGGGCAACGGGTGGTGGTGCCAATAAAGCGGAGGAAGCTACCACAGCTGAAGAAGCTTCCTTTACGGGCATCGGTCAAAAGTTGGCCGATGCCGCAGCAGGAGAACGATTCTCACTGGCACCGGATACGGACGCGGGACCacatttccatcatcatcattacgcGGGCCAATCGTCCAGCAGCGGAGGAAACTCATTAGCTCAGCAGGGTCACATAAACACAGCTGGTGTTGGTACCAGTGTTGGTACCTCGACGGAACGAAACGTTTCTACCGCCGGTAGCGCGACAGAGCAAGATCGCGACCGGGAGAAAGCTATGCGCAATTTGAAACTAGATCTCGAAAGTGCCGGTGGCCGGAAGCGGCGTACCAGCGAGAGTACAAACAGCACCAAGAACAAGCTGCGCCGGATGGATTCGATGGATAAAATCGTGAGTCCGGTCATTCCACAGCCGGGCGGCTGGAAGCGAGCTCACTGGCCGACGAATGCTGGTGGCAGTGGAGCGGTCGGTAATGCGGGACGCAATCGAACACGAACCTATTCCACTACTTCTAACACGGACGAATTGCACGGAGAGGAAGCCACGACTTCCACCGACTTCCGGGGTCAAGTGCAAGAGAGTCAGGTACAAGAAAAAGCGCACCATTCCGAGCGTAATGATGCATCGGTCGATTTAACGAAACAAGTATTGGAGACTGGTTCGAGCACGGTGCGGGAAGGTGTGATAACTGGCGGAGGAGATTCTGTTCCGGTTCTGCACACGCCCGGAGATGACATTGGGGCAGTGGAACGTCCCTTGGCACTGGTGCAGGGAACGGCCGAGGGAGCAATTCCACAGCCGCATTCCGCGTTGGCATCATCAAGCGGCTATCACTTTGGTAATTATGACCGGTACTACGGCTACCACAGTCTGAACGAGTTTATCGACGTTCGGTTGAAAGTGTTCTTGCGCAATTCGTACCTATTCCGAGACAAAGACGTGCTAGACATTGGGTGCAATGTGGGACTGATGACAATTGCCGTGGCCAAGATGCTGCACCCGAAATCGGCCACTGGGATCGACGTGGATGGTAAGCTGGTCTCTAAAGCGCGCAAAAATCTTTCCAAGTACGTGCGAATTCCACGCAACGCTGGACACTCGcagggaagaagagcgaatcGCGAGTCGGCAACAGTTGTCTCCACCGCTGCCGCAACGATGGAAGTGAGTGGGGAGGCGAATGAGGGCCGAAATACAATTCCATTAGAATGCGATCCACTACAGCTGGGTGTAAGTGAACCGGTAACCACCGTGGTCGCCGCAACGACTAGTCAAACAGGGCAGGAGTCCATCGCTCCTATCGCTGCTACGCCATTAAGCGTTGCGGAATCGGCCGTGGCGGAGGTTCCAGGTGTTAACGAACCACCCGGAGAAAATATGCTCCAATCACCTGTTGTTCTTGCCCAAACAGCACAGGCACAAGAAGAAGCGACGGATATaaaaccaccggaaacggtGGATCAAACGGGCCAAATAAAATCGGAACTGGTAGCGACAGTAGCCGCACATGGTAGCAAATATTTGTTACGACAAAAGCGACGCCGGAAACGAATGGCACAGAAACGGCGGCCCGGtcagcatcaccatcaccatcaacatcagcagctGCGACGCCAAAAGACGGAACAGTCTCAGTACTTTCCGATCTCGTTTCCGCTCACCATGGGCAATCTCAGCGGGAAGGAGTTTCAAATGGATATTGGTCGGACGGAAAATAAATTCCCGCACAATGTTCGGTTTAAAACG ATGAATTACGTCCTCAAAGACGAATCGTTGATCAATTACGATACCCAGCAGTATGATTTGATCCTGTGCCTTTCGGTAACGAAGTGGATCCATCTGAACTACGGTGATATGGGTCTGAAGATAGCGTTCAAGCGTATGTTCAACCATCTGCGACCGGGCGGGAAGCTTATCCTGGAAGCACAAAATATAGCCAgctataaaaagaaaatgaagctCACG CCTACAATTTTCAAAAACTACAAAAGCATTGAGCTCATGCCAAGTCGTTTTCACGACTATCTGCTCAGCCCGGAGGTTGGCTTCAGTCACAGTTTACCACTGGGAATACCGCGACATCTGAGCAAAGGTTTCCGGAGACCGATCCTG CTGTACATTAAAGGCGATTTTACGCCATCACAAGCTAAGTGGAGCGACACGTATCATCCCGGGACACCGTACGAGAACCACCGTGGTATCTACACAGACATTGTAACGGCTTCGCAGTCCGCGGCTGGTTGCATCTGGGGTGCGATGACACCGTACGCACCCAGCTACAGTTACCGGcaaccaccaacaccatctCATGGCGGTGGCAGCGGTAGCGGCAGTGGAGGTTTTGCCTCAACTTCTCCGTACTATAACCCTCGGCAGACGGACAGCTACCTGCCGAGTTACGACAACATCGGGAACGGCCATCGGCCCGGTAGCTACTGTTTTGCCTCACCGCTTTATTCGACCACCTGGTCGCCACCGTCGGACATGTTGGCGACGAGCGGTGGTGGCGGAGGTTCGTACCGACGTTCCGCCTCCAATACACCCAACTCGGCCAGCATTCGGAGTACGGATAACGACGAACATTACTATGCCGGTACGGTCGGTGGAGGTAGTCAGCGGCGCCATCATGTGTATCCACCGATCGATGTACTGCCGCCACTGGTCGGTTACGACGGTATGCGACCGGGAAGCTACCGGAgtggcggcggcggtggtggaggtggtgcaACGACAGATTCGGACTCGGAACCATCATCGAATTCGGCCTCGCAAACGCCTACCCGGCAGCAGCAACTGGCTGGTAGCTTCCTGACGGACGACCAGTCTAATTCTCCCAGCGGGCACTCACAGCCAGACAAGTAG